In Gadus chalcogrammus isolate NIFS_2021 chromosome 1, NIFS_Gcha_1.0, whole genome shotgun sequence, one DNA window encodes the following:
- the foxp3b gene encoding forkhead box protein P3 isoform X2, which produces MPGTSSETFACGRKSESETRREPGARRTSLLLSSPPPPSGLEGSLSPSASGGQCNQPEGRMEEVLPDLSRRNQYRPSVLRQGQMQPSKHYIENGSHTQPILVPESESQDPGPHWGSSPPAGAPSPGRLAGASSPLLPLPSGRGGSLHPYSQHAMHPDHSRLPATGGARGLFVSGLCRWLGCVRSFEDISSLFIHLQGEHGLTEQSLTQYRSQQDMVHYLERKLTLEKQRLRLMERHISDTSPAQSAAYDWSYSLALYLAPPPVTDGLAAPPGVVKDVVDFAQQGCWPNGPAHLLPDYVPSIECYKYNNIRPPYTYAYLIRWSILESPLKQRSLNEIYTWFSTMFFYFRHNTATWKNAVRHNLSLHTCFVRMEGGKGAVWTVDEREYQRRKGPKYHRDQPGSLMSPYSHFRPGES; this is translated from the exons ATGCCAGGGACCTCAAGCGAGACCTTTGCCTGTGGGAGGAAGTCGGAGAGCGAAACCCGCCGAGAACCAGGAGCTCGGAGGACCAGCCTGttgctctcttctccccctcctccttctggaCTGGAAGGATCGCTCTCCCCGTCCGCCTCCGGAGGTCAG TGTAATCAACCGGAAGGCCGAATGGAGGAGGTGTTACCGGACCTGAGCCGGAGGAACCAGTACAGACCCTCTGTGTTACGACAGGGCCAAATGCAGCCTTCTAAACACTATATCG AGAACGGTTCACACACTCAGCCAATCCTGGTCCCGGAGTCAGAGAGCCAGGACCCAGGCCCCCACTGGGGTTCATCTCCCCCCGCGGGAGCTCCGTCTCCGGGCCGTCTCGCCggcgcctcctctcctctcctccctctcccctccgggagaggagggagtcTGCATCCCTACTCCCAGCACGCCATGCATCCCGACCA CTCCAGACTCCCCGCCAcagggggcgccagaggtcTGTTTGTGAGTGGGCTGTGCCGCTGGCTTGGGTGTGTCAGGTCGTTTGAAGATATCTCCAGCCTTTTTAT CCACCTGCAGGGAGAACATGGCCTCACTGAGCAGAGCCTGACCCAGTATAGAAGCCAGCAGGACATGGTGCACTACCTGgagagaaag CTGACCTTGGAGAAACAAAGACTGCGGTTGATGGAGCGCCACATCTCAGACACCAGCCCGGCCCAATCC GCGGCATATGATTGGTCGTACAGTCTGGCTCTctacctggccccgcccccggtgACAGATGGGTTGGCTGCGCCGCCCGGAGTGGTGAAGGATGTGGTGGACTTCGCTCAGCAGGGCTGCTGGCCCAATGGCCCAGCACACCTTCTGCCAG ATTATGTCCCCAGCATTGAGTGTTACAAGTATAACAACATCAGGCCCCCCTACACCTACGCTTACCTCATCAGATGG TCCATCCTGGAGTCCCCGCTGAAGCAGCGCAGCCTGAATGAGATCTACACCTGGTTCTCCACCATGTTCTTCTACTTCAGACACAACACGGCCACCTGGAAG AACGCCGTGCGCCATAACCTGAGCCTGCACACGTGCTTCGTGCGcatggagggggggaagggcgCGGTGTGGACTGTGGACGAGAGGGAGTACCAGCGGAGGAAAGGACCCAAGTACCACAG GGACCAACCCGGGAGTTTGATGTCACCTTACTCACATTTCCGACCTGGAGAATCGTGA
- the foxp3b gene encoding forkhead box protein P3 isoform X1, with protein sequence MPGTSSETFACGRKSESETRREPGARRTSLLLSSPPPPSGLEGSLSPSASGGQCNQPEGRMEEVLPDLSRRNQYRPSVLRQGQMQPSKHYIENGSHTQPILVPESESQDPGPHWGSSPPAGAPSPGRLAGASSPLLPLPSGRGGSLHPYSQHAMHPDHSRLPATGGARGLFVSGLCRWLGCVRSFEDISSLFIHLQGEHGLTEQSLTQYRSQQDMVHYLERKLTLEKQRLRLMERHISDTSPAQSAAYDWSYSLALYLAPPPVTDGLAAPPGVVKDVVDFAQQGCWPNGPAHLLPDYVPSIECYKYNNIRPPYTYAYLIRWSILESPLKQRSLNEIYTWFSTMFFYFRHNTATWKNAVRHNLSLHTCFVRMEGGKGAVWTVDEREYQRRKGPKYHRYLTITTVEIRGTTGVFRSTTGVFIYCWCFGFGSEILLVGLGVIQVCLSI encoded by the exons ATGCCAGGGACCTCAAGCGAGACCTTTGCCTGTGGGAGGAAGTCGGAGAGCGAAACCCGCCGAGAACCAGGAGCTCGGAGGACCAGCCTGttgctctcttctccccctcctccttctggaCTGGAAGGATCGCTCTCCCCGTCCGCCTCCGGAGGTCAG TGTAATCAACCGGAAGGCCGAATGGAGGAGGTGTTACCGGACCTGAGCCGGAGGAACCAGTACAGACCCTCTGTGTTACGACAGGGCCAAATGCAGCCTTCTAAACACTATATCG AGAACGGTTCACACACTCAGCCAATCCTGGTCCCGGAGTCAGAGAGCCAGGACCCAGGCCCCCACTGGGGTTCATCTCCCCCCGCGGGAGCTCCGTCTCCGGGCCGTCTCGCCggcgcctcctctcctctcctccctctcccctccgggagaggagggagtcTGCATCCCTACTCCCAGCACGCCATGCATCCCGACCA CTCCAGACTCCCCGCCAcagggggcgccagaggtcTGTTTGTGAGTGGGCTGTGCCGCTGGCTTGGGTGTGTCAGGTCGTTTGAAGATATCTCCAGCCTTTTTAT CCACCTGCAGGGAGAACATGGCCTCACTGAGCAGAGCCTGACCCAGTATAGAAGCCAGCAGGACATGGTGCACTACCTGgagagaaag CTGACCTTGGAGAAACAAAGACTGCGGTTGATGGAGCGCCACATCTCAGACACCAGCCCGGCCCAATCC GCGGCATATGATTGGTCGTACAGTCTGGCTCTctacctggccccgcccccggtgACAGATGGGTTGGCTGCGCCGCCCGGAGTGGTGAAGGATGTGGTGGACTTCGCTCAGCAGGGCTGCTGGCCCAATGGCCCAGCACACCTTCTGCCAG ATTATGTCCCCAGCATTGAGTGTTACAAGTATAACAACATCAGGCCCCCCTACACCTACGCTTACCTCATCAGATGG TCCATCCTGGAGTCCCCGCTGAAGCAGCGCAGCCTGAATGAGATCTACACCTGGTTCTCCACCATGTTCTTCTACTTCAGACACAACACGGCCACCTGGAAG AACGCCGTGCGCCATAACCTGAGCCTGCACACGTGCTTCGTGCGcatggagggggggaagggcgCGGTGTGGACTGTGGACGAGAGGGAGTACCAGCGGAGGAAAGGACCCAAGTACCACAGGTACCTCACAATCACTACAGTGGAGATTAGAGGTACTACAGGTGTGTTTAGAAGCACTACAGGTGTCTTCATTTACTGCTGGTGTTTTGGGTTTGGTTCTGAGATATTACTGGTGGGTTTAGGAGTAATACAGGTGTGTTTGAGTATTTGA